DNA sequence from the Procambarus clarkii isolate CNS0578487 unplaced genomic scaffold, FALCON_Pclarkii_2.0 HiC_scaffold_113, whole genome shotgun sequence genome:
tatatatatatatatatatatatatatatatatatatatatatatatatttattcatgaaacacattaaaaccttgatcatttattcattcattacgtctagtgaagaattgcttttgttcatttgtatgattaaaaattgatagaatatgaattcctcgcttaaagtaaaatataaaatatatattggatttatatgattggttaatattccaagtgatgctgaatatcccctataattttgttttgtttgtttgtttgttatgtacacattccaaatgaaatcaatataaatgttattattaatgtttgaaagttgattgtctacttgaatctctctattaaagtgtgtgtggctccggatggagcctggttatggtatttgtcgtggtgggtggcagaagtgcttacttcttctctgtcttctttggcaaaagaactgcctgaatgtttggaagaacacctccctgtgcaatggttacgccagacagaagtttgttgagttcttcgtcgttgcggatggccaactgcaagtgacgtgggatgatacgggtcttcttgttgtcacgtgcggcgttaccggcgagctccagaacttcggcagcgaggtattccatgacggctgccaggtagacaggagcgccagcaccgacgcgttcggcgtagttgcctttacgcagcagacggtgaattctgcccacggggaactgaagtccggccctgctggagcgagactttgacttgcccttcactttgcctcccttgccgcgtcctgacattgctgctgctgttgtgggtttgtggtgttttatgccggcccgcagatcgagcttcgtgttatataccccgctcaggatcaagggagtccgccactgaccaatcagcgcgctccgccacgcgacccgctctgagctgagtcgcgagcgggatataaaaggaaagctcgactcgcgcaaaagttcattattgtatcgcaacgccagccagcacgagcatcatcatgccacccaaggcatctggaaaggctgccaagaaggccggaaaggcccagaaggccattgccaagggcgataagaaaaagaagcgcaggaggaaggagagctacagcatctacatctacaaagtgctgaagcaggtccaccccgacactggtatctcttccaaagccatgtcgatcatgaactcgttcgtgaacgacatcttcgagcgcatcgccgccgaggcttctcgcctggcccactacaacaagcgttccaccattaccagtcgggagatccagacggctgtaaggctcctgttgcccggagaactggccaagcacgccgtctctgagggcactaaggccgtcaccaagtacacctcctccaagtaaacggcttacttactgccctgtggtggtggcttggcctcaaaccaacaaactcggctccattggagccacactttaatttctaaagagattgtgagtgttagacaccaatactattataacaaaaacctctgtcactgaaagcaaatagctataaaatgagaatatttatgaaactgtctgtgtgtgtttctctctctcagtctctgtctgtctgtctgtctgtctgtctctgtctctgtctctgtctctgcatgtctctctctctctctctctctctctctctctctctctctctctctctctctctctctctctctctctctctctctctctctctctctctctctctctctctctctctctctcaacacacatataaacactcggtatcttttttctagagattagagattcattgttatgttccacattaggattactatgcaggccaccctcttaaggtttgaaaatgtcaagaaaacggttaatttaaaatgtcatctcctaacttaacagattaagccagaggaccaaaaacagaataaaacaggacaggacagtatgtcacttatacaagctgcttttatttctagtacagtatgacaatttttttttttttttggaggggggggggggggggggggaaggatccttggcagtgcataagaatgaaaagcgacggcgttttgtttgtaagaggacaggttgtactacaaatgacttgatttattgatatcacgtgtacagtgtatgtatgacacctaaattattgtatttatttatttattatatgtatagatgaaggttaattcatatgactgatgctaggaatgtctgaaatctccttagaaggatattttggccctgagaagggccgagtttggtgtatactagggtggtcgttttagcttatgcacgctctccacggatacggcgagcaagctgaatgtcctttggcatgatggtgacacgcttggcgtggatggcacagaggttagtgtcctcgaagagaccgaccaggtaagcctcggatgcctcctgtaaagccatgacggcagacgactggaagcgaagatcggtcttgaagtcctgggcaatctcgcgcaccagacgctggaagggaagtttcctgatgagcaactctgtgctcttctggtaacgacggatctcacgcagggcgaccgttccgggcctgtaacggtgaggcttcttcacgccccctgtggcaggagcagacttgcgtgctgccttggtggccagctgcttacgaggagccttgcctcccgtggacttgcgagcagtctgcttggtgcgagccatggtgaacaactgtggtttgtgatggccggcgccgaaaaatttttgcttatatacgccgtctcgaggcgcttgctcgagcgccattggctgctcgactcgcctacgtcaccccgttgcccctcccctccttcctctggctgcagccaacaggcagctcacctcaaacactattatcgctgatt
Encoded proteins:
- the LOC138360501 gene encoding histone H2A, translating into MSGRGKGGKVKGKSKSRSSRAGLQFPVGRIHRLLRKGNYAERVGAGAPVYLAAVMEYLAAEVLELAGNAARDNKKTRIIPRHLQLAIRNDEELNKLLSGVTIAQGGVLPNIQAVLLPKKTEKK